From Luteolibacter arcticus, one genomic window encodes:
- a CDS encoding helix-turn-helix domain-containing protein: MERLRHSDYRRLLDFVAGLQEPMPVGAFGERIVALTAELLPGATIAFDQIRESDSQYSIDHNVPLDAADQMRMAARIAELYRENPVYSYIQGGGTGPVVDISDLMPRRQFHKTDFYQDIFRPHGIKHQVNVLLSREGWINSLTINRDRAIDGRSKTMLELASRHIRLAHRQACLTDRLRQGGTGESLTTREVEVFGWLREGKRNSEIAIILGCSSRTIDKHVENILRKTGAETRTAAVRATRGE; the protein is encoded by the coding sequence ATGGAACGATTGCGGCATTCCGATTACCGGCGCTTGCTCGACTTCGTCGCCGGCCTGCAAGAGCCGATGCCGGTGGGCGCGTTCGGCGAGCGAATCGTGGCGCTGACCGCCGAGCTCTTGCCAGGGGCGACCATCGCCTTCGACCAGATCCGCGAATCCGACAGCCAGTATTCCATCGACCACAATGTTCCACTGGACGCCGCCGATCAGATGCGCATGGCGGCCCGCATCGCTGAACTCTATCGCGAGAATCCGGTCTACAGCTACATCCAGGGAGGCGGGACGGGACCGGTGGTGGACATTTCCGACCTGATGCCGCGCCGTCAGTTTCACAAGACCGACTTCTATCAGGACATCTTCCGCCCCCACGGCATCAAGCATCAGGTCAACGTCCTTTTGTCACGCGAAGGGTGGATCAATTCCCTCACGATCAACCGGGACCGCGCGATCGACGGTCGCTCGAAAACGATGCTCGAGCTGGCGAGCCGCCACATCCGGCTGGCGCACCGGCAGGCCTGTTTGACCGACCGCCTGCGCCAGGGAGGTACGGGCGAATCGCTCACGACGCGCGAGGTCGAGGTCTTCGGCTGGCTCCGCGAAGGTAAGCGGAATTCGGAGATCGCCATCATACTCGGCTGCTCGTCCCGGACGATCGACAAGCACGTGGAAAACATCCTGCGGAAGACCGGCGCGGAGACCCGGACTGCGGCGGTAAGGGCGACTCGCGGCGAGTGA
- a CDS encoding putative DNA modification/repair radical SAM protein has protein sequence MDLDQKLSILADAAKYDASCASSGANKRDSSNGKGLGSAGGAGICHSYAPDGRCISLLKILLTNRCLYDCHYCINRRSSNVRRAAFTPEEAVKLTLDFYKRNYIEGLFLSSGIIRSADYTMEQVVSVARTLREEHDFRGYIHLKTIPEASPELIEQAARYADRISINLELPTQQSLDRLAPEKNLGRTKQAMGRIRVKLDDAADRKRGGDRKLRHATGQSTQVIVGADASTDADFLARSDELYRAYRLRRVYYSAFSPIPEPSSILPPSAPPLMREHRLYQADWLMRYYGFSTSEILTPDQPNLDLTLDPKLAWAFRNRHEFPLDLQTAPRDQLLRVPGLGVKNVDRILSIRRLTILRLTDLARLRISLPKVRPFIIVADHHPAREGLDTDRLLARLAPRPVQLDLFGDGLR, from the coding sequence ATGGATCTCGACCAGAAGCTTTCCATCTTGGCGGACGCCGCGAAATACGACGCGTCTTGCGCAAGCTCCGGTGCAAACAAGCGCGACTCCAGCAATGGGAAGGGCTTGGGCTCCGCAGGTGGCGCAGGGATTTGCCACAGCTACGCTCCGGACGGCCGCTGCATCTCGCTGCTGAAGATCCTGCTTACCAACCGCTGCCTCTACGATTGCCACTACTGCATCAATCGTAGATCGAGCAACGTTCGACGCGCGGCCTTCACGCCGGAGGAGGCGGTGAAGCTGACGCTCGACTTCTACAAACGGAACTACATCGAGGGCCTCTTCCTGAGTTCCGGCATCATCCGCAGTGCCGATTATACAATGGAGCAGGTTGTGAGCGTCGCCCGGACGCTGCGGGAAGAGCACGATTTCCGCGGCTACATTCATCTCAAGACCATCCCCGAGGCCTCGCCAGAACTCATCGAGCAGGCTGCCCGCTATGCCGACCGCATCAGCATCAATCTCGAGCTGCCCACCCAACAGAGCCTCGACCGCCTTGCTCCGGAAAAGAACCTCGGCCGCACCAAACAGGCGATGGGCCGGATCCGCGTGAAGCTGGACGATGCGGCGGACCGCAAGCGCGGTGGCGATCGCAAGCTGCGCCATGCCACCGGGCAAAGCACCCAGGTGATCGTCGGCGCGGATGCCTCCACCGATGCCGATTTCCTCGCGCGGTCCGACGAGCTTTACAGGGCCTACCGGCTGCGGAGGGTCTATTACTCCGCGTTCAGCCCGATCCCCGAGCCATCGTCCATCTTGCCGCCATCGGCGCCGCCGCTCATGCGGGAGCACCGGCTGTATCAGGCGGATTGGCTGATGAGATACTATGGATTCAGTACTTCGGAGATCCTCACACCGGATCAGCCGAATCTGGATTTGACGCTCGACCCGAAGCTCGCTTGGGCATTTCGGAACCGGCACGAATTCCCGCTCGATCTCCAGACGGCACCCCGCGACCAGCTCCTGCGCGTGCCGGGCCTTGGCGTGAAGAACGTGGACCGCATCCTGTCGATCCGTCGGCTCACGATTTTGCGCCTAACAGACCTGGCGCGGCTGCGGATCTCGCTGCCCAAGGTGAGGCCTTTCATCATCGTCGCGGACCATCATCCGGCGCGGGAGGGACTTGATACCGATCGCCTGCTGGCGCGGTTGGCACCGCGACCGGTCCAACTCGATCTCTTCGGCGATGGACTGCGTTGA